TCCATCATCGCGCGGGGTGCGCGGATGCCCTGCTGCGCCGTGCGGGCGGGTTCCCGGTGGTCCGCGGCGGCGGCCAGGGCGCGCAGCGCCAGCGCGCATCCGAGGAACCCGAAGATCACCATCAGGGTGACGGCGAGGTGCGGCACGGCTTCTCCTTACATAGGCCGGTGTGATCGGTGCCCGGCCGTCGGGGTGAAAGGGGGACGGCCGGACTCTCCGTTCATACCTGCTGTGCTGGTCAGGGAGCCGATCCTGACGGTTTCTTTACGCCGGCGCGTCGCGATGTTGACAGCATTCGAGCGGCCCGCAGTAGACCGACCGGTACGAGATCTCGCGCGCCAGACAGGGCGACCCTAAGCTGTGCTGCGTGAATTCCGGGCGGGCGATGGTCGACGGGCGTTTCGAGTTGATCGAGCCCCTCGGTAGCGGCGGTATGGGCACGGTGTGGCGGGCCTACGACATCGCGCTGCATCGCGAGGTCGCGTTGAAAGAGGTGCGCGCGGAAGGCGACGCGACCTCCGCGGAGGTGCAGCGGGAACGGGTGCTGCGGGAGGCTCGCGCGCTGGCGCGCATCGCGCACCCGAACGTGGTGGCCATCCACCACATCGTGGACACCCCGGCCGAGAAGCATCCGTGGATCGTCATGGAACTCGTCGCGGGCGGCTCGCTGTCGGATCGGATGGCGCGGGGCGCGATGCCGCCGGAACAGGCGGCCCGGATCGGGCGCGGCATTCTCGCCGGGTTGCGGGCCGCGCACGCGGTGGGGGTGCTGCATCGGGATGTGAAGCCCCCCAACGTCTTGCTGCGCGCCGACGGATCGCCGGTGCTGACCGATTTCGGAATCGCCGCGGTGAACGATCTGACCGGGCTCACCTCCACCGGCAGCGTGGTCGGGTCGCTGCCGTATGTCGCGCCGGAACGACTCCAGGGGCACGAGGGCAATCCGGCCTCGGACCTGTGGTCGCTGGGGCTGGTGCTGTTCGCCGCCGTCGAGGGCTATCAGCCGATGCGCCGCGATACGGACGTGGCGACGCTGGCCGCGGTGCTCATGGGCGCGGTGCCGCCGCCGCGTCGGGCCGGGGCGTTGATGCCGGTGCTGAACGCGCTGCTGGTGCCCAATCCGGGCCAGCGGCCGCCCGCTGATCAGGTGGATCGGATGCTGGCGCAGGTGACCGGGTCGGGATCCGCTCCGGCGGAAGCGCTTGTGTACCCGCCGATTTCGGGGTCGCATCGGACGGTGACGGCGTCGCAGGATTTCGCGCCGCCGCCGGCGCAGGGGTTCACCCCATCGCAAGGGTTCACACCGCCGCAAGGATTCACGCCACCGCACGGGTATGCCACCGTCCAGCAGCCCCGCGACGCAACCGGCGGCCAGCCATTTCCGCTGATCGCGCCGGACCCGGTTCCGGCTGGGCCGCAACGCATTCCGCGGCCGCTGATCCTGACCGGCGTCGCGGTCGTGCTGGCGGTCGCCGCTGTCGCGGGCGTCGCGGTGTGGGCCTCTTCCAGCGGCGAGGGCTCTTCGGCTCCGCGGTCGGCGCAGGCATTGCCGTCCGGGATCACGCTGCCGTCGGGTGTCAGCCTGCCCAGCGGCATCGTCGTGCCGACGGTCGCCGCGACCGGTCCGGCCGCCCCCGCCGTCGACCTGGTGACGCCCGACGCCATGCGCACGGCCGTCGCGGCGCTCGAAAAGGTCTCCGGCGGAAAGCAATTCCTCGACATCACGATCTACCCGGAGTACATCAGCGCCGGCGCGCCGGTGCCGAACGAGCCGAAGCACTACGACAAGTTCAGCTACCGCGACGGCGCCGCCAAGCGGGACGGGGTGGGCGGCCAGCTCACCGATCCGACGATCGAGTTGAGCTCCATCGACTGGGACATTCTTCCCGACCTATTGAAGACGGCTCAGCAGAAGCTCAATGTGCCCAACCCCAAGTCGCACTACGTGATCGTCGACCCGGCCTGGACGTTCAACGACAACAAGCCGTCGCTGCTGGTCTATTACTCCGACGACTACAACGGCGGCGGGTATGTGGCGGCCAATCTCGACGGCAGCATCGTGCGCGTCTACGCCCGGTAACCGTTCTCGCGCAATCGCCGTCGGGGCCCGGTGAATCGCCTGGTCCTGATGGTTTCTTGACGCCTACGCGGCGGATACCGACGACATCTGTGCGCCACGCCACGCGACCCTGTAAGCGGAGCGTCAACGCGCGGGTCTGGGACGCTAAGAACCCGTAAACGATCTCGAATACGACCTTTCCGGGCGCTTGACTCACTCCGGCGCGTCTCGGGACGCACCGTAAGTAGAGAGGTTTCGAGAGATGTCCGTCGTGGTGTTCACGGTGCTGACGGTGGCGATATTCGCCCTGTTCGGCTTGATCCAACGCGGGGTGGAACGGCTGTGACTCAGAACATTATCGGTCTGGTCCTGGCCGTCGGCATCGCCATCTATCTCGTGGCGGCGCTGCTGTATCCGGAGAGGTTCTGAGTGAGCACCACTGTCGCGGGGATCCTTTTCGTCGTATCCCTGATCATCGCGCTGGCCGCGGTGCATGTGCCCCTGGGCGACTACATGTACCGGGCCTACAGCGGAGAGAAGCACTCGAAGGCTGAAAAAGGTCTCTACAAGCTGATCGGCGTGCAGCCGGGCGTGGAGATGACCTGGGCGGTCTACGCGCGCAGCGTGCTGGCCTTCTCGGCCGTGAGCGTGCTGTTCCTGTTCTTCCTGCAGCTGATTCAGGGCCGGCTGCCCCTGCACCTGAACGATCCCGGCACCAAGATGACCGCGGATCTGGCGTGGAACACCGCCATCAGCTTCGTCACCAATACGAACTGGCAGAACTACGCCGGTGAGTCGACCATGGGTCACGTCGTGCAGGCGCTCGGCCTGGGCGTGCAGAACTTCGTGTCGGCCGCGGTCGGCATGGCGGTGGCGATCGCGCTGGTGCGCGGCTTCGCCCGCCGGCACACCGGCGAACTCGGCAATTTCTGGGTGGATCTGGTGAGGGGAACCACCCGCATTCTGCTGCCGTTCGCGGTCGTCTTCGCCATCGTGCTCGTCGCCGGCGGCGTGATCCAGAACCTGCACGTCTACGACCAGGTCGCGCAGACCGTGGGCAACACCGGTTCACAAACCCTGCCGGGTGGACTGGTGGCCAGCCAGGAGACGATCAAGGAACTCGGCACCAACGGTGGCGGCTTCTACAACGTCAACTCCGCGCACCCGTTCGAGAACCCGACCGCCTGGACCAACTGGGTCGAGATCTTCCTGCTGCTGGTGATCAGCTTCTCGCTGCCGCGCACCTTCGGGCGCATGGTCGGCTCGAAGCAGCAGGGCTACGCGATCGCGGCCGTCATGGCGACCCTGGCGATCATCTCGGTCACGCTGATGAACCTTTTCCAGCTGCAGCATCACGGCACCGTGCCCAGCGCCATCGGCGCGTCCATGGAGGGCGTGGAAACCCGCTTCGGCGTATCGGATTCGGCGACCTTCGCCACCGCGACCACGCTCACCTCGACCGGTGCGGTGGACTCGGCGCACGACTCGTACACCAGCCTCGGCGGCATGATGACCATGTTCAACATGCAGCTCGGCGAGGTCGCGCCCGGCGGTACCGGATCGGGTCTGTACGGCATGCTCATCCTCGCGGTGATCACGGTGTTCGTGGCCGGCCTGATGGTCGGGCGCACCCCGGAGTACCTGGGCAAGAAGATCACCCCGAAGGAGATCAAGCTCGCCGCCGCCTACTTCCTGGTGTCGCCACTGATCGTGCTGGTGGGCACCGCCGTCGCCATGGCGTTGCCGGGCGAGCGCGCGGGCATGGCCAACTCCGGGGCGCACGGCTTGTCGGAAGTGTTGTACGCCTTCACGTCCGCGGCCAACAACAACGGTTCGGCCTTCGCGGGCTTGTCCGGCAATACCGTGTGGTGGAACACCGCGCTGGGCCTGGCCATGGTCTTCGGCCGTTTCATCCCCATGATCTTCGTGCTGGCATTGGCCGGATCGCTGGCGGCGCAAGGACATACGCCCGCCTCCGAGGGCACCTTGCCGACGCATCGGCCGCAGTTCGTCGGCATGGTCGCGGGCGTCACCGTCATTCTGGTCGCGCTCACCTTCCTGCCCATGCTGGCGCTCGGCCCGCTCGCTGAAGGAATCCACTCATGAGCACTCCCGTCCTCGATTCCGCGCCGGAACAGCAGGCGCCCAAGCCGAAACGCGGCGTCTCGACCGGGTTGTTCGACCCCAAGATGCTGCTGAAGTCGCTGCCGGACGCGGTGCGCAAACTCGACCCGCGGGTGATGTGGCGCAATCCGGTGATGCTGATCGTCGAGATCGGCGCGGTCTGGACGACCGTGCTGGCCATCGCGAAACCCACGTTCTTCGCCTGGGCGATCGTCGTATGGCTCTGGCTGACAGTGCTTTTCGCCAACCTGGCCGAGGCCGTCGCCGAGGGGCGCGGCAAGGCGCAGGCCGACACGCTGCGAAAAGCCAAGACCGACACCGTCGCTCGCCGTCTCGTGGACTGGTCCCCGGGCGCGCGCGTGGTGGAGGAGAAGGTCGCGGCCCCGGAACTGCAACGCGGCGACTTCGTCGTGGTGGAGGCCGGCCAGGTCATCCCCGGTGACGGCGATGTCGTGGAAGGCATTGCCTCGGTGGACGAATCGGCCATCACCGGTGAATCCGCGCCCGTCATCCGCGAATCCGGCGGTGACCGCTCGGCCGTCACCGGCGGCACCACGGTGCTGTCGGACCGCATCGTCGTCAAGATCACCCAGGAGCCGGGCGGCTCGTTCATCGACAAGATGATCGCGCTGGTGGAGGGCGCCTCGCGGCAGAAGACGCCGAACGAGATCGCGCTCAACATCCTGCTGGCCGCGCTGACCATCATCTTCGTGTTCGCGGTCGCGACGCTGCAGCCGCCCGCCATCTTCTCGAAGGCCAACAACCCTGGCGTGCTGGACAATCTGGCGCTGGACGGCAACGGCGTCACCGGCATCGTGCTGGTCTCGCTGCTGGTGTGCCTGATCCCGACCACCATCGGCGCGCTGCTGTCGGCCATCGGCATCGCGGGCATGGACCGGCTGGTGCAGCGCAATGTGCTGGCCATGTCCGGGCGTGCCGTGGAGGCCGCGGGCGATGTGAACACGCTGCTGCTGGACAAGACCGGCACCATCACCCTGGGCAATCGCCAGGCGTCGGACTTCGTGCCGATGCCGGGCGTCACCTCCGACGAATTGGCCGACGCCGCACAGCTTTCCAGCCTCGCGGACGAGACCCCCGAGGGCCGCTCCATCGTGGTGTACGCCAAGACCGCGTACAACAAGCGCGAGCGCACCCCCGGTGAACTGACCGGCGCGACCTGGGTGGAATTCACCGCCCAGACCCGCATGTCGGGCGTGGACCTGGCCGACGGGCATCAGCTGCGCAAGGGCGCGGCCAGCGCCGTCACCGAATGGGTGCGCTCCCACGGCGGCGAGATCCCGAACGCGGTCGGCGAGACCGTGGACGGCATCTCCGCCTCCGGCGGCACCCCGCTGGTGGTCGCGGAGATCAAGAAGGGCACCGCCACGCTGCTGGGCGTCATCCATCTCAAGGATGTGGTCAAGCAGGGCATGCGGGAGCGCTTCGACGAGATGCGCCGCATGGGCATCCGCACCGTCATGATCACCGGCGACAATCCGTTGACCGCCAAGGCCATTGCCGACGAGGCGGGCGTGGACGATTTCCTCGCGGAGGCGACGCCCGAGGACAAGCTGGCGCTCATCAAGAAGGAGCAGGCCGGCGGGCGCATGGTCGCCATGACCGGTGACGGCACCAATGACGCGCCCGCGCTCGCGCAGGCCGACGTGGGTGTCGCCATGAACACCGGCACCTCGGCGGCCAAAGAGGCCGGCAATATGGTCGATCTGGATTCCGACCCGACCAAGCTGATCGAGATCGTCGAGATCGGCAAGCAGTTGCTGATCACGCGCGGCGCGCTCACCACGTTCTCGATCGCCAACGACATCGCCAAGTACTTCGCGATCATTCCCGCGCTGTTCGTGTCGATCTTCCCGGGTCTGGATCTGCTGAACATCATGCGGCTGCATTCGCCGCAGTCGGCGATCCTGTCGGCGGTCATCTTCAACGCCCTGGTCATCGTGGCGCTGATCCCGCTGTCGCTGCGCGGCGTGAACTACCGGCCGTCGAGCGCGTCGAAACTGTTGAGCCGCAATCTCTACATCTACGGCCTCGGTGGCATCATCGCGCCGTTCATCGGGATCAAGCTCATCGACCTTGTCATTCAATTCTTCCCGGGGATGTCCTAATGCGTATGTCAGCCTGGATTCGCCAGCACATCGCGGCGCTGCGCGCGCTGCTGGTGCTCACGGTGATCACCGGAATCATCTATCCGGCCGTGGTTCTCGGCGTCGCGCAGTTGCCGGGACTCAAGGACAAGGCGAACGGGTCGCTGATCACCAAGGACGGAAAACTGGTGGGCTCCAGCCTGATCGGGCAGGCGTTCACCGACGGTAAGGGCAATGCGCTGGTGCAGTACTTCCAGACGCGGCCGTCCAACTCGTCGCCGGCGGCCGACTCGACCACCGGGGTCAGCGCGATCCCGGACGGGTACGACCCCACCAACACCTCCTTCGGCAATATGGGTCCGGAGTCGGTGGTGGACACCCTCGACGCGAACGACCCGAAGAAGGACAAGTTCAGCCTGCTGACCACGGTGTGCCAGCGCAGCCAGGCGGTCGGGCAGCTCGAGGGCGTGGACGGCAGCCGGCCGTACTGCACCTCCGGCGGCGTCGGCGCGGTGCTGGCGGTGATGGGCGAGCGGGACTCGCACGGTCTGGTCACCCACCCGTCGCAGGTCGTCAGCGTCAACGAGGCGTGCTCGACCGACGCCAAGAACCCGACCACGCCGTTCCTGGACGCGTACGAGGGCGTCAAGGTGGAGTGCGCCAAGCGCGGCGAGGACTACTCCACCGGGCAGATCGTCCCGATTCGCGGCGACGCCTCGGCCGACACCCCGGTGCCGACTGACGCGGTGACCGCCTCGGGCTCCGGCCTGGACCCGCAGATCTCCCCGGAGTACGCGGCCATCCAGGTGGCGCGAGTCGCCAAGGCGCGCAACGTCTCCGTGGATCAGATCAAGGCGGTGGTGGACGCGCACAAGATCGGCCGTGCCCTGGGCTTCATGGGCGAACCCACCGTCAATGTCGTCGAGCTGAACTACGACCTGGACACCAAGTACCCGGTCAAGGCATAACCTCAGCCGATCCCTGGGCTCCGGTCGCTTCGCTCACGAGAGCGACCGGAGCCCTTGGCCTTTGTGCGCCTGTCCGGCCGTAAGGAATCGGTTAAGAAGCTCCCGCACGGCAGGCAGGTGCCGTCAAGATCAGCCGACCGGTACGCCGGAAACCCTAACGTCGAGGTCATGACCGACCGCGCGGACGACCTGTCCGCATTGCGCCGATTGCTGAATCACCGTGGCGTGGTCGAACTTCTCGACCTCCTCGCCGACCGCCCGCGCACCGTCCGTGACCTGCGCACGGCCCTGGGCCTCCGCCGCCCCGGCGTCTCCCGCGTCCTGCGCGTCGTAGCCGCCCACGGCCTGGTCCGAACCGAGGGCCCCGGCAGCTGGGACGACGCACTGTCGATCACCACCCCCATCGAACTCACCGAAACAGGCTGGCGCACCGTCGAACTCCTCTCCAGCTTCACAGTCTGGGAATCCCTCTACCAGCACTCGGACCCCACTCGCGACCTCTGACAACGCCAGGACCCGCTCGGGTAGCGGCATGGCTGCTGGGCGCACAGGGGGACCGAGCGGTATCGTCCGGCGCGTAGCGCGGACAACGGCCGAATCCGCGCGGAGGAGGATGGCGTGGCGATTACCCGGGACACCCCGCACGGTTCCGCGGCCCAGGGGTCGGGCGCGCATACCGGGTCGCGGGCCGCGCTGACGATCGGGGCGCTGGGAGTGGTGTTCGGGGATATCGGCACCAGCCCGATCTACACGCTGCAGACCGTGTTCAATCCCGATGACCCGCATCCGATTCCGGTCAGCCGGGACAACATCTTCGGGATCGTGTCGCTGGTGTTCTGGTCGGTCATGATCATCGTGACCGTCACCTACGTGCTGCTGGCCATGCGCGCCGACAACGACGGCGAGGGCGGCATCATGGCCTTGATCACGCTGCTGCGCCGGTGGACGAAGCGCGGCGGGCGGCGGACCGCCACGATGCTGGCGGCGCTGGGGATCTTCGGGGCGTCACTGTTCCTGGGGGACAGCATGATCACCCCGGCCATCTCGGTGCTGTCGGCGGTCGAGGGCGCCAAGACCGTGTCGTCGTCCATGGGTGATTTCGTCGTGCCGATCACCGCGGTCATCATCTTGGCGCTGTTCCTGGTGCAGCGGCGCGGCACCGCGGCGGTGGGGCGGGTGTTCGGGCCGATCATGATCTGCTGGTTTCTGGTGATCGGGCTGTGCGGGGTCGCCGGCATCACCCGGCATCCGGAGATCGTGAAGGCGCTGTCGCCGACCTATGCGCTCGGATTTCTGTTCGGGCACTTCGGAATCGCGTTCTTCGCGCTGGCCGCGATCGTGCTGGCGGTCACCGGCGCGGAGGCGCTCTACGCGGATATGGGGCACTTCGGCCGCAGCGCGATCACCCGCGCGTGGCTGGCGC
This sequence is a window from Nocardia yunnanensis. Protein-coding genes within it:
- a CDS encoding serine/threonine-protein kinase, with product MNSGRAMVDGRFELIEPLGSGGMGTVWRAYDIALHREVALKEVRAEGDATSAEVQRERVLREARALARIAHPNVVAIHHIVDTPAEKHPWIVMELVAGGSLSDRMARGAMPPEQAARIGRGILAGLRAAHAVGVLHRDVKPPNVLLRADGSPVLTDFGIAAVNDLTGLTSTGSVVGSLPYVAPERLQGHEGNPASDLWSLGLVLFAAVEGYQPMRRDTDVATLAAVLMGAVPPPRRAGALMPVLNALLVPNPGQRPPADQVDRMLAQVTGSGSAPAEALVYPPISGSHRTVTASQDFAPPPAQGFTPSQGFTPPQGFTPPHGYATVQQPRDATGGQPFPLIAPDPVPAGPQRIPRPLILTGVAVVLAVAAVAGVAVWASSSGEGSSAPRSAQALPSGITLPSGVSLPSGIVVPTVAATGPAAPAVDLVTPDAMRTAVAALEKVSGGKQFLDITIYPEYISAGAPVPNEPKHYDKFSYRDGAAKRDGVGGQLTDPTIELSSIDWDILPDLLKTAQQKLNVPNPKSHYVIVDPAWTFNDNKPSLLVYYSDDYNGGGYVAANLDGSIVRVYAR
- the kdpF gene encoding K(+)-transporting ATPase subunit F; translated protein: MTQNIIGLVLAVGIAIYLVAALLYPERF
- the kdpA gene encoding potassium-transporting ATPase subunit KdpA, which produces MSTTVAGILFVVSLIIALAAVHVPLGDYMYRAYSGEKHSKAEKGLYKLIGVQPGVEMTWAVYARSVLAFSAVSVLFLFFLQLIQGRLPLHLNDPGTKMTADLAWNTAISFVTNTNWQNYAGESTMGHVVQALGLGVQNFVSAAVGMAVAIALVRGFARRHTGELGNFWVDLVRGTTRILLPFAVVFAIVLVAGGVIQNLHVYDQVAQTVGNTGSQTLPGGLVASQETIKELGTNGGGFYNVNSAHPFENPTAWTNWVEIFLLLVISFSLPRTFGRMVGSKQQGYAIAAVMATLAIISVTLMNLFQLQHHGTVPSAIGASMEGVETRFGVSDSATFATATTLTSTGAVDSAHDSYTSLGGMMTMFNMQLGEVAPGGTGSGLYGMLILAVITVFVAGLMVGRTPEYLGKKITPKEIKLAAAYFLVSPLIVLVGTAVAMALPGERAGMANSGAHGLSEVLYAFTSAANNNGSAFAGLSGNTVWWNTALGLAMVFGRFIPMIFVLALAGSLAAQGHTPASEGTLPTHRPQFVGMVAGVTVILVALTFLPMLALGPLAEGIHS
- the kdpB gene encoding potassium-transporting ATPase subunit KdpB; this translates as MSTPVLDSAPEQQAPKPKRGVSTGLFDPKMLLKSLPDAVRKLDPRVMWRNPVMLIVEIGAVWTTVLAIAKPTFFAWAIVVWLWLTVLFANLAEAVAEGRGKAQADTLRKAKTDTVARRLVDWSPGARVVEEKVAAPELQRGDFVVVEAGQVIPGDGDVVEGIASVDESAITGESAPVIRESGGDRSAVTGGTTVLSDRIVVKITQEPGGSFIDKMIALVEGASRQKTPNEIALNILLAALTIIFVFAVATLQPPAIFSKANNPGVLDNLALDGNGVTGIVLVSLLVCLIPTTIGALLSAIGIAGMDRLVQRNVLAMSGRAVEAAGDVNTLLLDKTGTITLGNRQASDFVPMPGVTSDELADAAQLSSLADETPEGRSIVVYAKTAYNKRERTPGELTGATWVEFTAQTRMSGVDLADGHQLRKGAASAVTEWVRSHGGEIPNAVGETVDGISASGGTPLVVAEIKKGTATLLGVIHLKDVVKQGMRERFDEMRRMGIRTVMITGDNPLTAKAIADEAGVDDFLAEATPEDKLALIKKEQAGGRMVAMTGDGTNDAPALAQADVGVAMNTGTSAAKEAGNMVDLDSDPTKLIEIVEIGKQLLITRGALTTFSIANDIAKYFAIIPALFVSIFPGLDLLNIMRLHSPQSAILSAVIFNALVIVALIPLSLRGVNYRPSSASKLLSRNLYIYGLGGIIAPFIGIKLIDLVIQFFPGMS
- a CDS encoding potassium-transporting ATPase subunit C → MRMSAWIRQHIAALRALLVLTVITGIIYPAVVLGVAQLPGLKDKANGSLITKDGKLVGSSLIGQAFTDGKGNALVQYFQTRPSNSSPAADSTTGVSAIPDGYDPTNTSFGNMGPESVVDTLDANDPKKDKFSLLTTVCQRSQAVGQLEGVDGSRPYCTSGGVGAVLAVMGERDSHGLVTHPSQVVSVNEACSTDAKNPTTPFLDAYEGVKVECAKRGEDYSTGQIVPIRGDASADTPVPTDAVTASGSGLDPQISPEYAAIQVARVAKARNVSVDQIKAVVDAHKIGRALGFMGEPTVNVVELNYDLDTKYPVKA
- a CDS encoding winged helix-turn-helix domain-containing protein, with the protein product MTDRADDLSALRRLLNHRGVVELLDLLADRPRTVRDLRTALGLRRPGVSRVLRVVAAHGLVRTEGPGSWDDALSITTPIELTETGWRTVELLSSFTVWESLYQHSDPTRDL